A single region of the Kryptolebias marmoratus isolate JLee-2015 linkage group LG10, ASM164957v2, whole genome shotgun sequence genome encodes:
- the srrm1 gene encoding serine/arginine repetitive matrix protein 1 isoform X4: protein MLQHPDSKMMQINLTGFLNGKNAREFMKDLWPLLLSAQENIAGIPSAFLEQKKEEIRQRQIEQEKLASLRKVDEDKKDKDTRERAQSKSPRRRKTRSPSPRRRSPAKRERKRSPSRSPRRKPSPVTESSPPPPLMQSSTRISQPPEEPDTSGKSPTEPVIQEASSTDDAVVESAVADSVSEVKDTEPGEKSLKKEERPRSRERDVRREKPHYRSRSRSHSRPRRRRSRSRSYSPRRRQSPRRRMSPRRRSPPRRGPTGSRHRHRRSPVRRRRSRSASSSGSSSSGSRSPKKPVKKVLTPPRKQVHRLDTSISPAAKDKRSPSPRARRGRGSPSPPRSSGLKQKQGGRDDFPPDYAKTRPSEGSESEEEQNEKGAAADSVQQRRQYRRQNQQSSSDSGSSSSEDEGPKRPTTGPGARNGEVRRRRSRTPSPRRRHRDASPRRRRSPSPGRRRRSPSPPRRRRSPSPLRRRSPSPPPRHRSLSPRRYSPPIQRRYSPSPLPPQKRKMSGSPTKRSSPGPKRRTSRSPKRRISPPPRRRSPPSSISPPRHRGGSPMLSSARPSRDTRSPVAGARRLSPSPANRSHAVRRSTSPQGRFASSSMSPSNQRRQQSPSHSSKLIRRVSRTPEPRNKRASPSPKHMRRASSRSVSPQPAAQKRPAPASASPSPRSASGSPPPPPAKKVNSGSGSQSPTKTSDVEGGGKKKKKKKKEKKHKKEKKHKKHKKHKKEKSSTAVTAETQENRGAEEDGDSRKESDSEVDDSLDDLEKHLREKALRSMRKAQISPTQMS from the exons ATGTTGCAGCACCCTGATAGCAAGATGATGCAGATCAACCTGACAGGGTTCCTGAACGGGAAGAATGCCCGCGAGTTCATGAAAGACCTGTGGCCCCTGCTATTGAGTGCCCAAGAGAACATTGCTGGCATCCCCTCTGCTTTTCTGGaacaaaagaaagaggaaatCAGACAGAGACAG ATTGAACAAGAGAAACTTGCATCCCTGAGAAAGGTGGATGAGGATAAGAAGGATAAGGACACCAGAGAGAGGGCTCAGTCAAAGAGTCCAAGAAG GCGGAAGACGAGGTCACCATCACCGCGGCGAAGATCACCTGCAAAGCGGGAAAGGAAACGCAGCCCATCACGATCTCCAAGACGCAAACCCAGTCCAGTTACTGAGAGCTCACCCCCTCCACCTTTGATGCAGTCTTCCACAAGAATTTCACAACCGCCGGAGGAGCCAGATACATCCGGAAAAAGCCCAACAGAGCCAGTCATCCAAGAAGCTTCTTCTACTGA tgATGCTGTTGTAGAGTCTGCAGTTGCAGACTCTGTATCTGAGGTTAAAGATACAGAGCCCGGAGAAAAGTCTCTCAAGAAAGAAGAAAGGCCAAGGTCTCGTGAACGGGACGTGAGGAGAGAAAAACCTCATTACCGTTCTCGCTCCCGCTCTCATTCTCGCCCCCGCAGACGACGCTCCCGTTCAAG ATCTTACTCCCCTCGTAGAAGACAAAGTCCCAGGAGGAGAATGTCACCCCGTCGAAGGAGTCCTCCTCGGCGTGGCCCCACTGGTTCCAGACACCGACACAGGCGCTCTCCTGTCCGCAG GAGACGTTCTCGTTCTGCTTCATCTTCTGGCAGCAGCTCCTCTGGTTCACGCTCACCTAAAAAACCTGTGAAAAAAGTATTGACACCACCTCGAAAGCAAGTCCATCGTCTCGACACCTCCATCAGCCCTGCAGCAAAGGACAAACGATCACCATCTCCACGGGCAAGAAGAGGTCGAGGCTCTCCTTCGCCTCCCAGATCATCAG ggttaaagcaaaaacaaggaGGAAGGGATGATTTTCCACCTGATTATGCAAAGACCAGACCGTCTGAGGGGTCTGAGTCCG AGGAGGAACAAAACGAAAAGGGGGCAGCAGCAGATTCGGTGCAGCAGAGACGTCAGTATCGCAGACAGAATCAGCAGTCTTCTTCAG ATTCAGGATCTTCCTCCTCAGAAGATGAGGGGCCCAAGAGACCAACCACGGGGCCTGGTGCCAGAAATGGTGAAGTCCGGAGGAGACGTAGCCGTACCCCCTCACCTCGTAGGCGACACAGGGATGCCTCCCCGAG GAGAAGACGTTCCCCGTCTCCTGGGCGCAGACGTCGCTCCCCCTCTCCCCCACGGCGTCGCAGATCTCCCTCTCCTCTTAGACGCAG gTCTCCTTCCCCACCACCTCGACATAGATCCTTGTCCCCCAGACGTTATTCCCCCCCTATTCAGCGTCGCTACAGCCCCTCACCTCTGCCTCCACAGAAGAGGAAGATGTCAGGTTCACCCACAAAACGCTCTTCTCCAGGTCCCAAGCGACGCACCTCTAGGTCTCCTAAACGCAGAATCTCTCCCCCACCGAGACGACGCTCTCCTCCTTCTTCTATTTCTCCACCTAGACACAGGGGGGGGAGCCCCATGCTGTCCTCTGCCAGGCCGAGCAGGGACACACGATCCCCCGTTGCAGGTGCCAGACGCCTCTCCCCATCGCCCGCGAACCGCAGTCACGCTGTTAGGCGATCCACTAGTCCCCAGGGACGCTTTGCTTCCTCGAGTATGTCTCCATCTAACCAGAGGAGACAACAGTCCCCTTCACACAGCAGTAAGCTCATCCGCAGGGTGTCTCGCACCCCAGAGCCACGCAACAAGAG AGCCTCACCAAGTCCTAAGCATATGAGGAGAGCGTCCTCCAGATCGGTTTCCCCTCAGCCAGCTGCTCAGAAACGTCCAGCCCCTGCATCTGCCTCCCCATCTCCTCGCTCTGCCAGTGGGTCTCCTCCACCGCCCCCAGCCAAAAAAGTCAATAGTGGTTCTGGCAGTCAGTCTCCAACCAAG ACTTCGGATGTTGAAGGtggtggaaagaaaaagaagaagaagaagaaggaaaagaaacacaagaaagagaagaaacacaaaaagcacaagaagcacaaaaaggaaaaaagcagcaCCGCTGTGACAGCAGAGACTCAAGAGAACCGCGGCGCCGAGGAGGATGGTGACTCACGAAAG GAATCAGACAGTGAAGTTGACGACAGCTTGGATGATCTGGAGAAGCACCTTCGAGAGAAGGCCCTGCGCTCAATGAGGAAGGCCCAGATATCTCCAACGCAGATGTCATGA